A window of Loxodonta africana isolate mLoxAfr1 chromosome 3, mLoxAfr1.hap2, whole genome shotgun sequence genomic DNA:
CCTTCCCCACCTCCTTCTCTCCCATGTGGGGATTCCTCTGCCTGGAGTTAGGttctgagggtggggaggaaagcCTGGAAGTAGATTTGGGGTTTGCAGGGCAAAGTAGGGTCCTAGAGAGCCAGCTGCGCCCTGGGCTCCAACCCCTGAAAGCCAGTGACCCCCTCAGTCTGCATTTCTCCTCCCTTCTTGGTTAGAGGGGGTAgagcagaagaggagaggaggaagaggcaGGAAACCCCTGGGGTCTCACTCATCCCCCCAGCAGCCCCCACATCCGCTGGGCCTCCTAAATTACTCACACGCCCCCCTTGATCCGCACGGACAGCACGTGGTTGTTGAAGCCCTCGGCTTGCAGGCTCCGCACCTCGCTGTTGAGCTCAATCTCCTTCCCCTCGAAGCACTCCAGCCCATACAGGAATATGGAGGGCTCTGAAAAGTGCTGGGGGGCCAGGGAGTGGAGGAGGGGTGAGGCCACAAGAGCCCTAGTCCCAGGCTCAGCCCCACAGTCCCAGACCCCTCAGCCCCCAGATCTGTATTTCAGGCTGTCTTCCCTCCTGAGCAATACTCCCAGGTCCACTGACCCCAACACTGCTGGCTGGGGTCCCTAGGATTCTCAGATGCATCGTGTGCCAGACTGGGCCTGGAGTCCCCCCTCAAACCCTGTACCAGGTGATGGCACTTCTAAGAACAAATACTCCAGGGGGAAGCCTGGGGCTCATTCTAGATGTTCTCTTTTTTTGTCCTCactataacaattttttttttttataacaacaaTCGTAATAATAATAGCACATACTGGTAGCGATAGCACTTCTCACTTTTTCAGGGTGTACTCCATGCCCGATTCTCTGCTAAGTGCTCATCTCACTGTAACTTCTCAACAATTCTAAAAGGCAGGTgctgttattatccccacttaACAAAGGGAACCTGCTGCTGCAGAAGGTAAACACTTGCCCAAGGCCCCAAAGCTAGGCTTCAGAGCTAGGTCTGTCTGCAGAGCCCAGTGTGTAGTTGTAAAGAGTTTGATGCCTGGGTTCTACCTGGCTCTGCCTGTTACCAGCTGGATAACCCTGAACAAGTCacataacctctctgtgcctcagtttttacATCTGTAAaagtgaaataataatagtagcATGTTTCATAGGGTTGTGGAGAGGATTAAATGCCTTAGTATGTGGGAAGCCCTGAAAATGCTACCTGGCATGGACTACGGGTTCAGGAAATGTCAGCTGCTCTGACTGGGTGCTACCACGCTGGCCCGTGCACTCAGTCGTCGAGTCCTGCAGACTCTAGCCCCTTAATATGGCCCATGGCAGTTCTCTCCATCTCCTCCTGGTCTAGGATGTCACCATGTATTCTGGGTTACTGTAGCAGCAACCCATCATTCTCACTCCTCCCTGTCTAGAACCATCGTCTCGGCAGTGTCAGCCCCCACCCAACTCTGAGTAGCAGCCCCTCCCATCTCTGTACACTTCCGTATCTAGACCCACCACTCTGCATTACTATCTTTATGTCCATGTGACCATAGGTTCCTTGAAGGTGGGCTGTGTCTAATTCCTTTCAGTGTCTCTATTTCAGaaccaaggagccctgctggcacagcagttaagcccttggctactaactgaaaagtcggtggttcgaactcaccagccactccatgggagaaaagattacagcctaggagacaccgtggggcagttctactctgtcatatagggttgctatgaatagaaATCCACTtgttggcacacaacaacacaacattTTGGGATTTATCTCAGTGGAAAATTCAATAAACATCTAGTGGACTGAATTGGCTTTGAAGCCCCAGGGTCAAAGGGATCTGGGTGGTTCTGAAGAAGACTGGGTTGAACCTGCACTAGCCTAATGTGCAGTGAGAAGAGGTTCTGTGCCCAGGACTTGCCCAGCCTCAGGGGTTGCCTGAGTGTGGACAGGGGCACTCACTCACCAGGGGTACCTTCTGGAGAGAGCCCAGGACCGTGGAGGCTAGGCAGCCCATGGCCGTGAGAGTGGGGAACTCGCCTTCGGAGAGAACGTGCTGGTCACCCTCAAAGTTCTTCTCATCGAACAGGATCcagctgggggaggggaagaggagggAATGAGAGGGTATGTGAGCCTACCCCATTCTCAGCCTGCTCAGGGCCCCCTGCAGTGCAGAAGAGTGGGTGCAGACTTGATCCCCCTAGTCCAGGAGAGGTCAAAGAAACAGGCACCGCAGCCATAGGGACTGAGGTCAGACTCAAGGAAGGACTGAATGAAATCATACTGCCCCTATGGATGGGGATTTGACGATATCAAGCAAACTACATGTGCAATTACTCAGCAATCTCATTTCTAGGAATCTATCCTAAGGACACTCTTCAAACCATGAAGTGACACGTGTGCAAGGCTagtcattgcagcactgttggcAGTAACGTGATAGTGACTTGTGGCTATGTAGGGGAAACtctgatatatatatacagacacactAGAGATATATATTGAAGTATTTACTGGAGAAATTTTATGATAGGGCTGGGTTTTTAAAGACtccacatcaaaaaaaaagaaaaaagaaggaacagaTGGAACAAGATTGGGGTTTGCCATACTATAGTACCTAGGTATGAAGGTTTTATATCGTCCTTTAAAACTTCCTTTTGTGTGTTTTAAGACTGAACGTCTCAGAGCAGAACAGCCAAGTCTCAAGGAGGCTAAGGGGTGGAAATCGTCTTTTTACAGGAAATAAAGACCTTTCTCCTGCAGCCCTGATTCTCAAGTTAAGTGTTTCAAGGCAGCTCCCAagtgccctccccaccccccgcgCTCACCTGCCGCCGTGGACCCGGCAGGACTGGGGCTGGAAGAAGGGCAGAGAGGCCTGGTCATCCTCGAAGGAGATGTGGTCGCCCAGGAAGTCGGGGCCAGAGAAAAGCTGAATCTGGGGGCAGAAAGGGAGATGAGAGCGAAGGAGTGCGATAAGATAAGGGAGACGATGGTGAAGAGGGGGAGAGGTTTGAAATGCGGGGAGAGGAGACGTATGCCCCTACCAGCTCCCTAGGGAGTCTCTTCCTTACCTTTGAGACAAAGTGCAGATTGTGTTCCCCGACCTAAAGGGAGGGATCAAAATTTCGAGACTTAAGGAGGGTAGCAGCCCCCAGCCTCAGCACCTCTGGTGTGCATATTTCAGATCCTTAAGTGGCGCCCTTCTCCCTTTCAGCATTAGCCCCGCCCCCTCCTAGAGGCCCCGCCCCTCACGAGCTCCCAACCTTGTCCTTCCGGACTCCACCCCTCAGCGGAGGGAGCGTCCCCGACTCCATGCCCCGCCCCTCGCAGAGGCCCCGCCCGCCGCGGCCGCACGCACCTGCAGGACCGGCTGCAGCGAGGCGAGGGCGCTGTTGCCCGCGCCCCAGTCCTCGCAGTTGCGGTACACGCCCTTCTCCAGCACGTACTGCTTGCCGGAGAAGCCCACCTCCTGATAGGCCACCCACCTGCAGGAGGGGCGGGGCGCGGGTCGGCGGGGGCGGGGCCATCACCTCCCCTGGTAcggcccccgccccgcccggcctcGGGGAGCCCGGCTCACTCACACGCCGCTCAGCACGTGGATGGCTTGAGTATGTGGCCCGTGTCCCGCCTGCTCCACGTCGGGCAGCGCCTCGCTCACCTCGACTCCGGGCCCCTCGAAATCCATAGCTTCAAACAACACCACGGCCGGGTCGGCGAAATCCTGGGGCCCAGGGAGAGTCAAGCCTGGGTCGGAAACAGCCCCTCCCGCCTGAGGACAGAAACCCCTGAAAGTGCCCAGAACCCAGGGATGCAGCCCACCGGGGGAATTCGGGATAAGGCATCATTGCAGCCTGAGGAAAAGCAGCAGGAGGGAGAGAGGCTAGATCTCAGGGAACATTTCCAGGTCCTCTGGAGAACTGAGAGTGAGGTGGAAGCTCACCCCTTGTAAATTGTACTAGAGGGAAGCCTGGTTGTGGCAAGAGGGATGGCCCAACTGCCCTCGCTTACCGTGCGGATGACCCGCAGGGAGGTCAGCACCTCGTCGTACCCTCCCCAGTGTGACCAGTCGGCGTATTCCCCCTCCTCCAGCAGGTACTGGTGGCCCCGGAAGCCCTCCTTTTCGTAGCCCACCCAGCTGGGGAGGGAGAAGATGGTCAGTCGCAGGAAGCCCATGAACGGGTAAGACAGCTGCCCCCACTCCTAGGTGCCCAGGGCACTCCCTGCCCCAAGGGTAGAggctggtggggggaggggtgaggtggAAGGAAGGGTGCTTTATCCTCACCAGCCCCCAAGGACCCGCAGGGACCCCACGGAGGCCAGGTGGGGGCTCTGGCTGTCCTCTGGCTGCCTCAGATTGTAGATGTCTCGGCTCACTTCCCAGCTCTGGCCCTGAAAACCTGGGGCCTCAAACACCACAGCCTGTGGGCGTGACAATGGAGAGGTCAGGTTGGTGGGGAGTCGTCTGGGCCCAAACACCCAGCCAGGCCAGGAATGGCTCTGCCAAGAATCAGCCTAGAGCCCCCAGGCCTTTACCTAATTCCTGTCTGCTCTGACCTCTGACCTGACACAGCAAAAGCCGGTTGCCAGTGAGCCCATCAGGCTCCATCCTCCCAGACCCAGCTTCTGGGCCCCATTGCCCTCTCTTCCCCAGAGGCCTTCTTTGACCCTGAGGCTCTTACCTTGGGTTCCCCTGGCCTCTCCACACTGGGGCAGCCCTGCAGAGGAGACAGAGATGAGATACCAGCCCAGAGGTGGGGAAAGCATATGGGCTGGGGACCCAGGATTTTCCTGATCCTGAGACCCCTGAAAATGGCCACCTGTGTTCTCCCTTTTTCCCCGCCTCTTGGTCTAATCCTGGTTCCTCCGATCCCCACGCCCAGTGGAAGCCCCCAGGCCCTGCTTTTTCCCACAGACTTTACCAGGCTGTGGGTGTGCCTTGCCCCTTACCAAAGTCACGGGCTTCAGGGAGCCCACGCTGAGGTTGGTTGTGCCACAGGCCTCCAAGGTGTGGTACTCTCCAGGCTCCAGGATGCAGGGAGTGTCCTCAAAGAAGGGTTTAGGGTACAATAGCCACCTGGGGGGCAGCAAAGAAGCTGTTACACCCAATGCTGCAAGGGATACAGATTGGTGGATGGGAGGGAAGATTTTGAGGGGGAGACCTCAGGGGGACCCCCATcaagggaaatctggaggacatttcAGACCCCCATAATCTCTTGCAGTAGCCATTTTATTGGCCTCCCTGCCTCTGGCCTCCTCCCCCTGAATTTCACACAGCAGTGGCCGAGTTCTTTCTAGCACACATATCTGGTTAAAAACCACCAGTTTTAAAAACACACGCATTAAAGCCCAGTAGCACAAAAAGGCCTGTGTGATCTGACTACGGCCTTTTCCCCAGCCTCACATCTCACTACTTGGCCCTTACACTGGCCAGACTGAAATTTCAGAGTCTAGATCTCTCACCGCTGGGCCTTTGCATGAGCTGTTCCCTCTTCTAGATACACTCTTTGTGCATTCATTCAATTAACAAATACTTTGGGGCAACCATTCCGTGCCAGATGCGGCTTTAGGCGTCAGGGGCACagtagtgaacaaaacaaaatctttgcTTTCATGGAATTTAGATTCTTCTTTCGGCCAACTCTAGCTCGTCCCAGCTGAGGTGCCCCCTCCTCCAGGGAGGCTTCTGTGACCACCACCACCCAGCTTAGTGCTTTTCTGTGCTTCCACAGCCCCATGCTCCCTGCCACCATCAGCCTGACACTCTGGATTCCGACTGTTTACTTGCCTGTCCCCACAAGTAAACTGAGCACTCTTTGAAGGCAGGAACTGTGTCCTGTTACCTCTGTGTCCCCAGCACCCAGCCtagtaaatattaaatgaagggattccagaacactccAGACTCACAGTCCTGTGAAGACAGTGATAGATGCCACCTGCAGAGGCCTCCCTAAGCCTTCGGAGTTCTCCAAGGCTTGGGTTAGCTTCACCTGCTCCCCTTTGAGGTCCTCCTCAGAGAACAGGCTGATCTCCGGGGTGCTGTAGTCCTGCAGAAGGAAAAGGGTGGAAACTGAAGGTCAAAGTATCCCGTTGGAGGCCACCCCTGCCCCCCACACTTCCCCAAGTGTGCCCAGCCAGGGCCCCAGGGGGCTTCTGGAAATCTTTGTGGCCATTTCCCCCAGATGTAGGAAGGTAGCTGGGTGTTCTCAGCAAGTTGTGCCAGACAAGCCTGACACCAAAGCCTTTTCAGGCCCACCAGGAACCGTTGAGGCGCCATGCCCATCCCCTTGCCTCTGAGTACTCTGCCTTCCACGCTGGTAGAGGGACAGGCAAGACTGACAGCAGCTGAGGTCTTTGACCCTTCCTTTATGTACAACTCCTTCCTCTGCCCAGACTGGCTTCTGCCCACATCTCATCCCGGGAAGCAGGAGACGCTCTGCATTCTGGGTGTTTGTTCCTCATTAGGACCGtttttcactcactcattcatcatatgcttgtgaaacaTCTACCAAGTGCAAGGCAGTTCCCCATGTCCCTTATTCCCCTCAATGGCTGTCACTACTCCACTCACAGTTGAGGAAGGTGAAGCTCAGGAAAGTTAAGCAAtcttcccaaagtcacacagcttgtaagtAGCAAAGTTAAGAATAGACCATTGTAGTTTTTGTTCACTATTACCATCCAGCACCCCCCAcatgcctggtacacagtaggcgCCCAGTTAATATCGAAGGAATCAAATAAATACAGGTCCATCTGACTTCAAAGCTTGTACCTCCTTACCTCCCACACAAAGATGAATTTATTGTGAGAGGCTCACAAATTATCCACAAACATCTGTGTGTTTCTGAGAAGCTTTGAAaattcctgtcccctcctttgCCTGGCTTGGCCACTGCCCTAGTTAAGACTCATCATCTGTCACCAGAAGGATTATAATAGCTCTAGACTTGGGATAACTCATTCTTTCACTTAAAAAGTGAAAGATAGGCCCCAGCTTTCTCTTCCAGGTCTCCCTAGTGCCAAGATGGTTTTTCAGTCAAACTTAGTTTCTGCAGTTTACAAATTTGTGCTGTGaaaacaatagttttttttttccactttacaAATATGAAACCACACCCCGCTCCCTCAAAATTTAGCAGTCCCTCCTGCGCTGGAAATCATAGCCCTTCCTGGTCTCAGGCCTCCACCTGCCAGCCAGAGAAATGTTTCTAAATCCCCAATCTGGTTATACAGCTTCCTGCCTCAAACCCAGCCTCATACCCTGGCTTAACTGTAAGGCCTGCAGGGCAGACAGCAGATCTCCCCTGCCTGCCCATCGctgggcacagtgcctggcacacagcagacaTCAGTGAACATctgtgaacaaatgaatgaataaacgccCTGTGGCATCCTCAGGTCTGACTGTGGGCCTGAGAGCCTGGGCCCCCAGTGGAAGGTGACTCCCATGGAGAAGCTCACAATAAATTATCCATAAACATCTGTGTGTTTCAGAAGCTTTGAAAGCTTTGCCTGGCTGGGCCACTGCCCTAGTTAAGACTCGTCATCTCTTGTCATCTCTCACCTAGTTCTCCAGAACCAGCCAGCACTTCCCCAGGCTGTTTTCCCAAGCTGGGGCTTGGCCTCTGCCTGGCCCCTGCCTCTTCAAGTCAGCCTCTGCACACTCCCCACTTGGATCCAAGGTGAGAAATCTATAGGTCTATGCACAATTCAACCCCAGATTCCAATGCTAGGCAAGCAAGGCTGTCTCCCTCCGAAGACTGGAGTGTCTCGTCTCTTTGACTGGCACATGTTTCCCTCTCAGACTAGGATCCTGGAGGTCAGGGCCCACAGCAGACAAGGCAACATCTGGCCTCCCATCCCCATCCTCAGCCCACTCACCTGGACAACCCTCCTCAGGGAGCCAATGCCTTTGGGGCTCCATGCTGTCCCTGGGGCTTGGAGTTCCACATCTCCTTCAGGCAAGACCAGCTTCCGGCCCTGGAACTCCGGCTCTTCATATAGCACCCAGCTGTGGGCACAGAGACCCCACAGTCACTGGGTGGGAGGGGGGTGTACCCTCAAGGCAGCTGATGGGGTTTCTGCTAGGTTGGCCTGGACACTTCTCACTGTCCCCCACTCCCCAGGTTCACAACCAGGGCCCCCACTCACCAGCCTCGCACCACCCTTATGGAGGCCACAAGGGCCCAGCCTGAGGCATCAGCAATGTCTTCCCAGACCTCCCTGCTGCTGCCCTGGCAACTGGGCTCCGAGAAAAGAATCATctggagaaggcagaaaggaggtCCTCAGGCCCTGTCGCCAGGCTCTTGCCTCCTGCTGCCCCTGCCCCACTGCCCCCACACCCTTACCTTTCCAGGCCTGGTATTCAGCTTGCCCTGGGTCTTCAATGCTGGGCTCTGGGAGAGAGGGGAGTGATAAGAAGCCTTATGGGGAGTTGCTTCCCCACAACCTGCTGTCCCAGGGATCCCATATCCTCCCTATTCTAAAACTGCAACCCCAAGGAGCTGGCCCATAGAGCATGCTGCACTTGTTCCCAATCCCCAGGGGTCTCATCAACCCTGTCCCAGGGGCTAGGTGCCCATCACTCCCCTTCCCCAGCTTTGAAGTCACCAAGCCCTTTGGAATCCACAGTGCAAACCTGCTATATGGATGGGGAGATTGAGGCCCACAGAGAAGTGGCTAGCACAAGGTCACACTGAACTGGACCTCAGACCCAAATCTCCTGCCTCCAGAGACTGTGACTTCCAGTATAATGCTCCTCATGCCACCCAAAGTCCTGACTCAGGTGAGGCCAGGTACCCTCCCTTGCCCACCCAGGCCTCACTCACCCACCCCTCCAGGGGCTGGGCTTGGGCAGGCTTCTCTGGCGCTGGCCTTTCACTGCAGAGCAGGGGCAACTGTCCTGGCACCTTCCTGAGCCCTGGTGCCCTGTGGGGCGGCAGAGCAGATAGTTTTGTGCCCAGTGGCTCCAGGGTGGGGGCTTCCTTGGTGGCAGGCACCAGACCACCAAAGAGAAGGCTGCCTCCAAGACGGGAAGTGGGCCTGCTGCCAGCCTGCCACTCAGGCCCCAGCTCTGGGTGGGAGCCCTTGACACCTGTTACATGCTTCTTCATCATCTCCAGAGGGGAGAGGAAATCCTGGGGAGCCTTGGCAGGCCGGGTTTCCCAAGAGGGGCTGGGCCCAGCTTTCTCCTGCCTGCGCTGGAGCTTCTCATCGTCGCTCAGGTAGGGGTTTTCtggttcctcctcctcctcttccccctcctcctcctccagtgCTGGCACCTCTTGGGGGCCAGGCCCTGGCACCCATGGCCCAAGCTGGTCCTCCTCAATGGCAGGCAGCGTGGCATACATGGCCAGGTAGGAGGAGCGGGGGGCTCGTGGCATCCGCTGAGTGCGGAGGATCTCAGGGGGCTCCATGCTCCGCAGGGTATCCAGGAAAATCTCCAGGTCTGCAGTCAGGGCCACCTCATCTTCCTCCCTCGATGGCTCTGGGAGCACCTTGTCCTTGGTGGAGTCAGGGACAAGCCGGGACTTCAGGCTGGCCTCTGTTTCCAATGGCCCGGTTATAGGGGGGCTTCCTGGGCTGGGGGACACCTTGTCTACTGAGGAGGATGGGACAGGGAGGACAGCAAGGCCCTGGACAACCATTTTCTGAGTAGAAAATGGGATAGCAGAAGCACCAGAGTCCTGGACATCCTGTTTTTGGGTGGGAGATGAGATGGGGGTCCCTTCAGAGCCCTGGGCAACCTGTTTGGGAGATGGAGTAGCAGGAGTAATTGGGCCTTGGACAACCTCTTCATTGGTGAAGGAAGGGGCCAGGCTGCCTTCAATACCCTGGGCAACCTCTTTTTGGGTGGAGGATGAGCTAGGGCTGCCCTCTGGGCCCTGGACAACCTTGATTGGTTCGGGGGATGAGGCAGCAGGAGTACCAGGCCCTTGCACTACTTCCTTTTGGATGAGGGATGGGTCAACAGGAACACCAGGACCCTGTACAACCTCTTTCTGggtaagggagaaggaagaaatgtcTTCAGAGTCCTGAACAACGTTATTGCTTGGGGAGTATGGAGCAGAAAAACCTGGGCTGGGGACATCCTTCCTTTTTGTAGAGGATGGAGCAAGAAGTTGTCCAGGAGCCATGGCGACCTCGTTCCTCACGATGGGCAGGGTGGTGGTAGCCGGAGGATCTGTGAGCCCTTCTCTTTTTACAGAGGGCAGGTCATGGGGCACCCTGGGCTTGAGAGTGTGCTGGGACCTGGAGTGAATGGGTACCACAGGCTGCTCTGGGGGGTGCACTAGGCCCAGGGAGGGGGTATGGGTCTGAAGTCTGGGAGAGGAAGGTCCTGGTACTTTGCCCTGAGAAGTCTGGAGAGAGAGCTGACTGGGACCGGAGGCTCCCTGCACCCTAGAGGCCTCATGGGTCCTGGCCTCTGGAGCTCTCCCCTGGTCTTGGTCTGGGTGGGTGGCAGGGACATGCTGGCATTGAGATGGGTGAGTACCAGCTGGGATGCCTGCAGGGGCCAGAGCAGATCTGTCCTTTGGCTCTGCTGCCCCAGTCTTAGGCGGCTGCCCCAGGACTTCGCCTGCTGTGCTGCCCAGACCTGGGCTCCTTGGCACAGTGACCGTGGGCCTGGGAAGCCGACTGGCAGGTGGGCTGTGCTCAGGAGGCACAAGGCTTGTTAGCAGCTCCAAGGCCTGGCTGTGGCTGGGTGAGCCCTTTGCCCGGGGGCTCACCACCACTGCCCGGACCGTGCGGGCAGCATTGCGACCTCTGGGCAGGGCGTCGCCTGGTAGCACCGGCCTCACAGTCACAGAGCTGCTCACCCGTCGGTCCACGTGCCCTTCCACCACTGTGGTAGTCCGCACAGTGCGTGTCACTCGCCGTTCCTCACAGATCCGAGGACCCTCGCTGGTAAGACCTATACCTGGGTGAGGGCTCAGCTCACGGGGCCCAGGCAAGGGCACGAAGAACTCATCCCTGGCTGGGGCTCCTAGGCCTGGGGGCTCAGTcttggggggctgggggctgcCATCAACCTGGTCCATGGCCTCCTTCAGCCTCCCCACTGGCCTCTTCTCCTTGGGGGGTGGTGTGTACTTCTTGGAAAAGATGGGCCCATGGCTCTGAAAGCTATTTGAGCCAGCCTCATCCCGGGGGCCCTGGTAATTCACAGTCTCTTCTTCCCGTGTAGCAAAACCATTGACTTCCTCTCGACAGTGGCTGTACTCAAACTCCCGGGAGGCTTCTGTCCGGGTCCCTGACACCAGAGATACCTTGTGAAAACGATGTCTGGTCTCTTCCCGGGCAGGAGGCCGCTGCCGCCACGTCAGCGTGGAGCTCACCACTCGGGCCTCGGCCCGGGCCGCGGGCCCACCTGCCTCCTCCATGTTGGGCCCCGGCAACGTGTCCTGAGGTGTCCTTGTCTCCCTGTGGTCCAGCTCCCTGCAGGTGGTGCCAGGAAGAAGAGAGATGAGGGTCAGGGGGTGGTGAGGGTAGCTCCCCACAATACAGGATAACTACTACTGCCAAGGTCAggctgggtgaccttgagcaagtcacttgacCTTTTGGGCctttgttttcttgtctgtaagaTGGACATGATACTCCCAACTCTGACTTAATTCATCAGGGCCCCTCATCCAGGCCTTTCCCCAGTTTTAGACGATCCCCTAGGCCACGGTTCTTCAAAGGGTGAAACTGAGAACTAAGCTTGGgagcagagagaaggaagaagacaGAAAGGAACATGGATCTCTCTGTGttagtagtaataataacaacagccGTGTACTGAGGGCTTACTGTGTGCAAAACATCTTGCCAAGAGCTTTACAACTATTGTCCGGTTGAATCCCAGAAGAACCCCATGAGTTTGATACTTCATAaagaataaattattaataaattaCAAACAAgcaatcccattttacagatgaggggaaaaaaggctcagagaaattaagtcACTTGGCCAGAGTCACACAGTAGCAGAGTCAGGACTTGAACCCTGGCCGTAAAGTCCATGtgtttaaccactataccaaatTCCTTAACGTATTTATCTGGTAAATGAAGATTCTTTGATTTTGAGGTTTGCTTTTCAAGGGAACCACAGTTTTCCTGGAGGGTCCAGCCTCTCACCCCTTGACTCCAGAAGTCCCTTCCAGCTGTACTGACCAGGAGAACCCTATTATCAGACCCCAAGGACCCCGGAAAGCTCCACGTGTACATCCCCAGCCTCAGGACCAGCCTGTCTTCAAGTCTGCACCTCCTCACCACAAGGCAGCCCCCAGAGACCCCACCCTGGACCCAAAATGGACCCACTGCCCACAGCTTCCATGATAAGGAGACCCCTTCCCCCACCTCCACCATCTTCCCTCCTGAGAAGCTAGTGGAACCTAGAACTTTGACCCTGCCCTGTGTCCCCAGCAGTGACTCAGGTTTTATGAGGGGCAGAGATGAAAGGGGCTGGGGCCCAGGGAAGCTGCCGAAGCCTGATCTGACTCCAGGACCACTGGTGGCTATGACAGTGCCTGACCTGGCCTGGACATTTGGGGAGTTGGGGGGTGTGGGCTAAAATGGATCACGATCCTTTCCCCCTGGCTTCCTGAGAGCAGAACACCCCAGACACCTGAGGCCCTGGTTCTCAGCCCTTTACTGAGGCCCCAACACCTTCCCCATCCTCACTACTGAGCTCCCTTTCTTCCCATGGAACCCCTATCCTCCTCACTAGTACTCCCCTACCTGGAACTTCACCCCCTCAC
This region includes:
- the CRYBG2 gene encoding beta/gamma crystallin domain-containing protein 2 isoform X1 is translated as MAKSCTSATCAARTLGSSPTSRSTCACTAGNARSSVPCARGASPSWPTYRSTTWCTPGSGPTSARPWGGQSCPDLAQGSTSNLSLKVQTQSRSEWDLQGGSHGSWLWKRQHSSGGTAQPLGRLRRPAVGSASDLASSASMGLETLALAVVSAEPTCARSPSCLVPVPGHLGQGPPGCACPQPPYTAPEVPLRPEAPCNLEEVLLLPHPAPFPTAERAKGEPAIPGPALPEPAQTLHVHPSARRTRYHITVTLQGCGQAPAEEREEPEPARPDPQPCGPEESRGWPETPQGPRPITGCRTYPPQERQLRARPHQDSMAQQQELQTSRKSGSPHSRELDHRETRTPQDTLPGPNMEEAGGPAARAEARVVSSTLTWRQRPPAREETRHRFHKVSLVSGTRTEASREFEYSHCREEVNGFATREEETVNYQGPRDEAGSNSFQSHGPIFSKKYTPPPKEKRPVGRLKEAMDQVDGSPQPPKTEPPGLGAPARDEFFVPLPGPRELSPHPGIGLTSEGPRICEERRVTRTVRTTTVVEGHVDRRVSSSVTVRPVLPGDALPRGRNAARTVRAVVVSPRAKGSPSHSQALELLTSLVPPEHSPPASRLPRPTVTVPRSPGLGSTAGEVLGQPPKTGAAEPKDRSALAPAGIPAGTHPSQCQHVPATHPDQDQGRAPEARTHEASRVQGASGPSQLSLQTSQGKVPGPSSPRLQTHTPSLGLVHPPEQPVVPIHSRSQHTLKPRVPHDLPSVKREGLTDPPATTTLPIVRNEVAMAPGQLLAPSSTKRKDVPSPGFSAPYSPSNNVVQDSEDISSFSLTQKEVVQGPGVPVDPSLIQKEVVQGPGTPAASSPEPIKVVQGPEGSPSSSSTQKEVAQGIEGSLAPSFTNEEVVQGPITPATPSPKQVAQGSEGTPISSPTQKQDVQDSGASAIPFSTQKMVVQGLAVLPVPSSSVDKVSPSPGSPPITGPLETEASLKSRLVPDSTKDKVLPEPSREEDEVALTADLEIFLDTLRSMEPPEILRTQRMPRAPRSSYLAMYATLPAIEEDQLGPWVPGPGPQEVPALEEEEGEEEEEEPENPYLSDDEKLQRRQEKAGPSPSWETRPAKAPQDFLSPLEMMKKHVTGVKGSHPELGPEWQAGSRPTSRLGGSLLFGGLVPATKEAPTLEPLGTKLSALPPHRAPGLRKVPGQLPLLCSERPAPEKPAQAQPLEGWSPALKTQGKLNTRPGKMILFSEPSCQGSSREVWEDIADASGWALVASIRVVRGCWVLYEEPEFQGRKLVLPEGDVELQAPGTAWSPKGIGSLRRVVQDYSTPEISLFSEEDLKGEQVKLTQALENSEGLGRPLQVASITVFTGLWLLYPKPFFEDTPCILEPGEYHTLEACGTTNLSVGSLKPVTLGCPSVERPGEPKAVVFEAPGFQGQSWEVSRDIYNLRQPEDSQSPHLASVGSLRVLGGCWVGYEKEGFRGHQYLLEEGEYADWSHWGGYDEVLTSLRVIRTDFADPAVVLFEAMDFEGPGVEVSEALPDVEQAGHGPHTQAIHVLSGVWVAYQEVGFSGKQYVLEKGVYRNCEDWGAGNSALASLQPVLQVGEHNLHFVSKIQLFSGPDFLGDHISFEDDQASLPFFQPQSCRVHGGSWILFDEKNFEGDQHVLSEGEFPTLTAMGCLASTVLGSLQKVPLHFSEPSIFLYGLECFEGKEIELNSEVRSLQAEGFNNHVLSVRIKGGVWVLCEHSDFRGRQWLVGSCEITNWQTYSGTQRVGSLYPIKQRRAYFRLWNAALGGFLAVPDHVEDMKAGRVVVSEPRAGGSSIWYYEDGLLKNQVAPTMSLQVIGPPSTGSKVVLWAESRLPRQTWSIKESGHICSQMFEERILDVKGGRGYDRDHAVLWELAKDRASQIWTIHVL